From a single Pseudalkalibacillus hwajinpoensis genomic region:
- a CDS encoding TetR/AcrR family transcriptional regulator produces the protein MMNEKKKLIIEAAMHLFAKKGFHSTSIQEIANESGISKGAVYLHFQSKDDVLYSIFAYHYEKLKANISEAKLDSITPEERLKKLLYVQGQEILQHKEFIIMQFREQAISMNKEIDELIMKIRIESLQTLATVIKDLYGDKVTPILPDCVLLLDGMYASYIKLMVLEDVEIDLEKLPLFIMDRMNNVVEGLIRDRVEPLLSQEKAYSIFKKKSPKSTCESSPLSILIEMESTVKPLNLQVTRKEELIETLHFLMKEARENQPRLFIFKGMLHQFEGISELDLYTKALIEALDLER, from the coding sequence ATGATGAACGAAAAAAAGAAATTGATTATAGAAGCCGCGATGCATTTATTTGCAAAAAAAGGGTTTCATTCAACTTCCATACAGGAAATCGCCAACGAGAGTGGAATTTCTAAAGGAGCGGTATACCTGCACTTTCAGTCTAAAGATGATGTATTATATTCTATATTTGCTTATCATTATGAGAAACTGAAGGCAAACATTTCCGAAGCGAAACTAGACTCGATTACTCCTGAAGAGCGGTTGAAGAAACTTCTCTATGTGCAGGGACAGGAAATTTTACAACATAAAGAGTTTATTATTATGCAATTCAGGGAACAAGCTATTTCGATGAACAAAGAAATTGACGAACTAATTATGAAGATTAGAATCGAGTCACTTCAAACTCTAGCAACAGTAATTAAAGACTTATACGGTGACAAAGTTACGCCCATTTTACCTGACTGTGTTCTACTTTTGGATGGAATGTACGCTTCCTACATAAAGCTAATGGTCCTCGAGGATGTGGAGATAGACCTTGAGAAACTACCTCTATTCATCATGGATAGAATGAATAATGTTGTAGAAGGTTTAATTCGTGATCGAGTAGAACCACTTCTTTCTCAGGAAAAGGCGTATTCTATTTTCAAGAAAAAGAGCCCTAAAAGTACCTGTGAAAGTTCACCCTTATCCATCCTGATAGAAATGGAGTCGACAGTGAAACCCCTTAACCTTCAAGTTACGAGAAAAGAAGAATTAATCGAAACCCTTCACTTTCTTATGAAAGAAGCGAGAGAAAATCAGCCACGGCTATTCATTTTTAAAGGAATGCTCCATCAGTTTGAAGGGATCTCTGAACTTGATTTATATACAAAAGCTCTTATCGAAGCACTGGATCTTGAACGATAG
- the lepB gene encoding signal peptidase I has translation MRKESQSHWLKEWATPLLFAIVLAFVLKMFVIAPYIVEGASMDPTLHDGDRLLVNKFISHVQDKPSRGDIIIIKDDEAQKHYVKRVIGLPGDTVEMVEDKLLVNGKELNEPYLTSNKDDAETMGMLLTEDFGPVAVPENQLFVMGDNRLRSMDSRNGLGKIELDEVVGKAEVVWYPFKDVRSTK, from the coding sequence ATGAGAAAAGAATCACAGTCACATTGGCTCAAAGAATGGGCAACACCTCTCCTTTTTGCCATCGTTCTGGCGTTTGTATTGAAAATGTTTGTCATCGCTCCTTATATCGTGGAAGGTGCGTCTATGGATCCAACGTTACATGATGGCGACCGACTCCTGGTAAATAAGTTTATCTCTCATGTACAGGACAAGCCATCCAGAGGTGATATTATCATTATTAAAGATGATGAAGCACAAAAGCATTATGTGAAACGAGTCATTGGCTTGCCTGGGGACACTGTTGAAATGGTAGAGGATAAATTACTTGTCAATGGTAAAGAACTTAATGAACCTTATTTAACGAGCAATAAAGATGATGCAGAGACAATGGGGATGCTGTTGACAGAAGATTTCGGTCCTGTAGCTGTGCCTGAGAATCAGTTGTTTGTAATGGGAGACAACCGCCTCCGGAGCATGGACAGCAGAAATGGACTTGGGAAGATTGAGCTTGATGAAGTCGTGGGCAAGGCTGAAGTGGTCTGGTACCCATTTAAAGATGTGCGTTCAACTAAATAA
- a CDS encoding type B 50S ribosomal protein L31 yields the protein MKEGIHPKYQQVVFLDVSTGFKFLTGSTMGSNETIEWEDGSEYPLIKVDISSESHPFYTGQQRFNDAGGRVEKFKKKYNR from the coding sequence ATGAAGGAAGGAATCCATCCAAAATACCAGCAAGTTGTATTTTTAGACGTTAGTACTGGTTTTAAGTTTCTAACAGGTTCTACTATGGGATCTAACGAAACAATTGAGTGGGAAGACGGTAGCGAATATCCACTAATCAAGGTTGATATTAGTTCTGAATCTCATCCGTTCTACACAGGTCAGCAACGCTTTAACGATGCTGGTGGACGTGTTGAAAAGTTCAAAAAGAAATACAACCGCTAG
- a CDS encoding DUF421 domain-containing protein, with translation MEEWFEIVLRSLFILAGLFLITKLLGKKQLSKLSYFEYIVGIIIGDIAGSLSMDVKASMLHGTTSIMIWTLVSVLLSYASLKNKKVRDFVEGQARVFIKDGKILEDNLRKERFTSDELLEMLRKKSVFSAREVEFAILEADGELSVLLKRDYRAVKPSELWLQLPEDKEPKTVIMDGEIIKDMLEKVGRNEQWLKKVLADKHVEVTEVFLAQLHSDGKLSLDYYQDGITQIE, from the coding sequence ATGGAGGAATGGTTTGAAATTGTTCTTAGATCACTGTTTATCCTGGCAGGGTTGTTTCTAATTACGAAGCTACTCGGTAAAAAACAGCTGTCCAAGCTATCCTATTTTGAATATATCGTTGGTATTATTATCGGTGATATAGCTGGTAGCTTATCAATGGACGTTAAAGCGAGCATGTTGCACGGGACAACGAGTATTATGATCTGGACACTTGTATCCGTTTTGCTCAGTTACGCTTCATTGAAAAATAAGAAAGTTAGAGATTTTGTGGAAGGACAAGCAAGAGTATTTATTAAAGATGGAAAAATCTTAGAGGATAACTTACGTAAAGAGCGATTTACATCAGACGAACTTCTAGAGATGTTACGAAAGAAAAGCGTTTTTTCCGCACGCGAGGTGGAGTTTGCCATTCTAGAAGCAGACGGGGAGCTCAGCGTGTTATTAAAACGAGATTATCGTGCCGTAAAGCCGTCGGAATTATGGCTTCAGCTACCTGAAGATAAAGAACCCAAAACCGTTATTATGGATGGAGAAATTATAAAGGATATGTTGGAGAAAGTGGGCCGGAATGAGCAGTGGCTGAAAAAAGTACTTGCTGATAAGCATGTGGAAGTTACGGAGGTCTTTCTTGCGCAGCTTCACTCAGATGGAAAGCTCTCACTAGATTATTATCAAGATGGCATTACACAGATCGAATAG
- a CDS encoding sigma-70 family RNA polymerase sigma factor has protein sequence MDDYLFQHLASLYAPLMKSQIKKLHLAHDYRTYEQVALIALWESYISFDHEKGSFSAYAYVKVRGKLIDEFRKEMRLYKQQEYQSDWEKHEELYFTLHREDDVDEYMKVLTDNQKKWVQQAIVEGMSLKEIACREGVSIGAVKSWRKSTLAKLRKHIKD, from the coding sequence TTGGATGATTATTTATTTCAGCACCTCGCGAGCCTCTATGCCCCACTAATGAAAAGTCAGATTAAAAAGCTACACCTTGCACATGACTACAGAACTTATGAACAGGTTGCATTAATTGCTTTATGGGAATCTTATATAAGCTTTGATCATGAAAAGGGAAGCTTTTCTGCCTACGCCTATGTCAAAGTTCGTGGTAAACTTATAGACGAATTCCGTAAAGAGATGCGTCTATACAAACAGCAAGAGTATCAGTCGGATTGGGAGAAGCACGAAGAATTATATTTCACCTTGCATCGTGAAGATGACGTGGATGAGTATATGAAAGTATTGACAGATAACCAGAAAAAATGGGTACAACAGGCCATCGTAGAGGGAATGTCACTTAAAGAAATTGCTTGTCGTGAAGGAGTAAGCATTGGAGCTGTTAAATCCTGGAGGAAGAGCACGCTTGCGAAGTTAAGGAAGCATATTAAGGATTAA
- a CDS encoding haloacid dehalogenase type II codes for MKSMKAFVFDAYGTLFDVFSVMEKCEELFPNKGDQINQTWRQKQLEYSYLRQMMGKYRPFSEVTRDALRFAVANAGAELNQENEESLLEAYKKLAVYDEVPGVLKDLKEKGMTLAIFSNGSHDMLDSLVKQSPLADYLDHIISADDIKQYKPTPASYTLALDSLELKREEILFMSSNGWDISGAKNFGFNTAWINRPEKPVEQLNLEPDTIYADLTGIKDWMT; via the coding sequence ATGAAGTCTATGAAAGCATTTGTGTTTGATGCCTACGGAACATTATTCGATGTATTTTCAGTAATGGAGAAATGTGAAGAACTATTCCCGAATAAAGGTGATCAGATTAACCAGACCTGGCGTCAAAAGCAACTCGAATATAGTTATTTAAGGCAAATGATGGGGAAATACCGCCCTTTTTCAGAGGTTACAAGAGATGCCCTCCGCTTTGCAGTTGCTAATGCTGGAGCCGAATTGAACCAGGAAAACGAAGAGTCTTTATTAGAAGCCTACAAAAAACTGGCGGTATACGACGAAGTCCCAGGGGTATTGAAGGACTTGAAGGAAAAAGGGATGACACTCGCAATTTTCTCAAATGGATCACACGATATGCTCGACTCCCTTGTGAAACAGTCCCCTTTAGCTGACTATCTCGATCATATTATTAGTGCAGATGACATAAAACAATATAAACCTACACCAGCATCCTATACACTTGCTCTCGACTCTCTCGAATTGAAAAGAGAAGAAATCCTGTTCATGTCCTCTAATGGATGGGATATTTCAGGAGCTAAGAACTTTGGATTCAATACAGCTTGGATCAATCGACCTGAGAAACCAGTTGAACAGCTTAATCTTGAACCTGATACGATTTACGCAGACCTTACCGGAATTAAAGACTGGATGACTTAA
- a CDS encoding ABC transporter permease encodes MSIWENIKMALMSVKAHKMRSILTMLGIIIGVAAVIVVVAIGQGGEAMLKSQIAGDGNTIEVFYQPSEEEMQQGKWEDNPFTQEDIRQLETIEEVKNIVASSSDFSTVRLREDETDTSITGINQAYMDVNNLDIEEGRTFTSADFLGGRRVAVVSEAMQEELFEGKSAIGEIIRIGVQPVEVIGVLKKPTGLFAFGSVETYVPWTAMRNMFGTSNYSQVTLQVENADEISTAGTKATNLLNRLHETEDSYQVINMEEIAQGIGQITTIMTTIIGSIAGISLLVGGIGVMNIMLVSVTERTREIGIRKSLGATRQQILLQFLVESIILTLIGGIIGILLGSGTAYLVSFFANWPSLISWQVVVGAVVFSMIIGIVFGLLPANKASRLDPIESLRYE; translated from the coding sequence ATGAGTATCTGGGAAAATATTAAGATGGCATTAATGTCGGTTAAGGCTCATAAGATGCGTTCTATTCTCACCATGCTTGGCATCATCATAGGGGTGGCTGCGGTTATCGTTGTCGTTGCGATTGGACAGGGTGGCGAAGCAATGTTGAAATCGCAAATTGCTGGAGATGGTAACACAATTGAAGTCTTTTATCAACCGTCAGAAGAAGAAATGCAGCAGGGAAAATGGGAAGACAATCCATTTACACAGGAAGATATACGTCAGCTTGAAACAATTGAAGAAGTGAAAAACATTGTCGCTTCTTCCTCAGACTTTTCAACTGTGCGCCTTCGAGAGGATGAAACCGATACGTCGATTACTGGAATCAATCAAGCATACATGGATGTGAATAATCTCGACATCGAGGAAGGGCGTACGTTTACAAGTGCTGATTTTCTTGGTGGAAGAAGAGTGGCGGTTGTTAGCGAAGCGATGCAGGAAGAGCTTTTTGAAGGGAAATCGGCAATTGGCGAAATCATTCGCATTGGTGTGCAGCCTGTGGAGGTAATCGGCGTGCTGAAGAAACCAACTGGCCTCTTTGCATTTGGTTCAGTAGAGACATACGTTCCGTGGACTGCGATGCGTAATATGTTCGGAACGAGTAACTACAGTCAGGTTACCCTTCAAGTGGAGAATGCAGATGAAATTAGTACAGCGGGAACGAAAGCAACTAATCTACTCAATCGCCTTCATGAAACCGAAGATTCCTATCAGGTTATTAATATGGAGGAAATTGCGCAGGGCATTGGTCAAATTACTACAATTATGACAACGATTATTGGTAGTATCGCCGGGATCTCTTTGCTCGTTGGTGGAATAGGGGTAATGAACATCATGCTCGTATCGGTCACGGAGAGAACGCGTGAAATAGGCATTCGCAAATCATTAGGAGCGACACGACAGCAGATTCTGCTGCAATTTCTTGTAGAGTCTATTATCCTTACATTGATTGGTGGGATCATCGGGATTTTGCTTGGATCTGGAACAGCCTACCTGGTTTCTTTCTTTGCCAACTGGCCATCGTTAATTTCATGGCAGGTGGTAGTCGGTGCCGTTGTATTCTCGATGATCATTGGCATTGTCTTTGGCCTACTACCAGCAAATAAAGCATCGAGACTTGATCCAATTGAATCACTTCGGTATGAATAG
- the fbpA gene encoding Fur-regulated basic protein FbpA: MEKERSYRTKEELIVQLLERGIYKVQRKQLYECSHTELIYYYLSITKDSLQVLNTKVST; the protein is encoded by the coding sequence ATGGAAAAGGAAAGATCATATCGAACAAAAGAAGAACTTATTGTGCAATTATTAGAGAGAGGGATCTATAAAGTGCAGCGAAAACAACTGTATGAATGCTCACACACTGAGTTAATCTATTATTACCTCTCAATAACGAAAGATTCGCTGCAAGTTCTAAATACAAAAGTCAGCACGTAA
- a CDS encoding STAS domain-containing protein has protein sequence MDKVESMYVDYFHDRLEEIGEKWVKRLQLLVDEKEATDTAVLQVPELKKEIQAFCSDFVRQMIFLESNSRDVQEWAGRIVEIFEYHTFSLQQMVASLTYLRQILWDVMVEFSVQENELIVASRLAEWGSYMNKSFDLLLHKVTVYTNQLKEEKIEAQQTKITELSVPVILVSKGVGILPLIGTIDTYRAALIQRKGIERSAELELSYLVIDLSGVPIMDTMVANEIFQLIKMLELSGIESVLTGIRPEIAQTAVQLGINFDQIRTYAHLHRALKAII, from the coding sequence ATGGATAAAGTAGAGAGTATGTATGTCGACTATTTTCATGATCGTCTTGAAGAAATCGGTGAGAAATGGGTTAAGCGACTTCAACTTCTAGTCGATGAAAAAGAAGCGACTGATACAGCCGTTCTTCAAGTGCCTGAACTAAAAAAAGAAATTCAAGCATTTTGTTCTGATTTTGTAAGACAAATGATCTTCCTGGAATCCAATAGTCGCGATGTTCAGGAGTGGGCAGGGAGAATTGTTGAGATTTTTGAATATCACACTTTCTCTCTTCAGCAAATGGTTGCGAGCTTAACATACTTAAGACAGATCCTTTGGGATGTGATGGTTGAATTTAGCGTACAGGAAAATGAACTCATTGTGGCAAGTCGCCTTGCTGAATGGGGGAGCTATATGAATAAATCATTTGATCTTCTTCTTCATAAAGTTACGGTCTACACGAATCAATTAAAGGAAGAGAAAATAGAAGCCCAGCAAACAAAGATAACCGAACTAAGTGTACCGGTCATCCTGGTTTCAAAAGGAGTAGGTATATTACCGTTGATTGGTACGATTGACACTTACCGTGCAGCTCTAATTCAGCGCAAAGGAATTGAAAGAAGTGCTGAACTGGAGTTGTCTTACCTGGTGATTGACCTTTCTGGAGTTCCTATTATGGATACGATGGTTGCGAACGAAATCTTCCAGCTGATTAAAATGCTTGAGTTATCTGGAATTGAATCAGTCTTAACAGGAATACGTCCGGAAATTGCTCAAACAGCTGTTCAGCTTGGAATCAATTTCGATCAAATTCGAACTTACGCTCATCTTCACAGGGCTTTAAAAGCCATTATCTAG
- the recQ gene encoding DNA helicase RecQ, protein MMLQEAKEQLKHYFGYDKFRSGQENIITSILTQKNTLGIMPTGGGKSICYQIPALLSEGLTIVISPLISLMKDQVDALASYGIDAAYINSSLTDTEIRTHMQAAENGEVKLLYIAPERLEAPSFQALLKRTPISLIAVDEAHCISQWGHDFRPSYMKISSMMDLFTERPPVIALTATATPEVIGDIQRILNITTEQTYISGFARENLHFSVVKGEKKKSFIDKYLSQNPSESGIIYTATRKEADQLYTSLHKQGIKIGKYHAGMTEHQRKKAQEEFLFDNISVMVATNAFGMGIDKSNVRFVIHHNLPKNMESYYQEAGRAGRDGEESDCFLLFSPGDIHVQKFLIDQNQHDQVRKSADLAKLKAMVDYCHTEKCLQGTILHYFGDDRPGYQCGKCSNCKDEREAVDITREAQMIFSTIKRVNERFGKTIIAQILKGSKSKRINELRLDQISTFGLLKHQTQQETVDMIDFLTADQYIMLTDSKYPTLVLQEKTLPVLKGEATIQKKVARKPEAIEENDQLFTQLRTLRKQIADRDNVPPYVVFADSTLRAMSAKAPSTRAEMLDIKGVGDMKFEKYGDAFLELLKAANVKPESSDEASHLASFKLFEEGKDIPTIAATRSLSPTTIEGHLLKAIDEGLLQEIDHFMDEETESAILEQADMIGNDKLKPLKEALPESITYFQLKAALSKHRQTMKRG, encoded by the coding sequence ATGATGCTTCAGGAGGCAAAAGAACAACTTAAGCATTACTTTGGATACGACAAGTTTCGATCTGGTCAAGAAAATATTATTACTAGCATCCTTACCCAAAAGAATACGCTCGGAATCATGCCGACCGGTGGCGGTAAATCCATATGCTATCAAATCCCCGCTTTACTTTCCGAGGGTTTAACAATCGTTATTTCACCTCTTATCTCACTGATGAAGGATCAGGTCGATGCGCTTGCAAGCTATGGGATTGATGCAGCTTATATTAATAGTTCACTTACGGATACAGAGATAAGAACACATATGCAGGCTGCTGAGAACGGTGAGGTGAAACTTCTATACATTGCACCCGAACGCCTTGAGGCTCCAAGTTTCCAGGCATTACTAAAGCGCACACCCATTTCACTCATTGCTGTTGATGAAGCGCACTGTATTTCTCAGTGGGGCCATGATTTCAGACCAAGCTATATGAAAATTAGCAGCATGATGGACCTATTTACAGAGCGTCCACCTGTAATTGCATTAACCGCGACCGCCACACCTGAAGTCATTGGTGATATTCAGCGGATATTAAATATCACAACCGAGCAGACATATATTTCAGGCTTCGCACGGGAAAATCTTCACTTCTCTGTTGTAAAAGGTGAAAAGAAGAAATCTTTTATTGATAAGTATTTGAGTCAAAATCCTTCTGAGTCGGGTATCATTTATACGGCGACAAGGAAGGAAGCAGATCAGCTATACACTTCCCTTCATAAACAGGGAATAAAGATCGGTAAATACCATGCAGGGATGACGGAACATCAGCGTAAAAAAGCGCAGGAAGAATTTCTATTTGATAACATATCGGTGATGGTGGCTACAAACGCATTTGGGATGGGTATCGATAAATCAAACGTCCGGTTTGTTATTCATCATAATCTTCCTAAAAACATGGAATCGTACTACCAGGAAGCTGGACGAGCTGGACGAGACGGAGAAGAAAGCGATTGTTTTCTACTCTTCTCACCAGGGGATATCCATGTACAAAAGTTTCTAATTGATCAAAACCAGCACGATCAGGTTAGAAAATCAGCGGATCTTGCTAAATTAAAGGCAATGGTCGATTACTGCCATACTGAAAAGTGCTTGCAAGGAACGATTCTTCATTACTTCGGAGATGACCGTCCAGGGTATCAATGCGGGAAGTGCAGCAATTGTAAGGATGAGCGGGAGGCTGTTGATATTACCCGAGAAGCGCAAATGATTTTTTCGACGATTAAACGTGTCAATGAACGCTTCGGCAAAACGATCATTGCCCAGATTTTGAAAGGTTCTAAATCAAAGCGCATTAATGAGCTTCGCCTTGATCAAATATCGACATTTGGTTTATTGAAGCACCAAACACAGCAGGAAACCGTTGATATGATTGACTTTCTAACCGCAGATCAGTATATCATGCTAACAGACTCCAAATATCCGACACTCGTTTTACAAGAAAAAACTCTGCCTGTTTTGAAAGGAGAGGCAACGATCCAAAAGAAAGTTGCGAGAAAACCGGAAGCAATCGAAGAAAATGACCAGCTCTTTACCCAGCTTCGTACACTACGCAAACAAATTGCGGATAGAGACAACGTGCCGCCATATGTTGTCTTTGCAGACAGTACACTTCGTGCAATGAGTGCTAAAGCGCCATCCACTCGTGCGGAAATGCTGGACATTAAAGGCGTTGGCGATATGAAATTCGAAAAATACGGGGACGCGTTTCTGGAGTTATTAAAAGCTGCTAATGTTAAACCTGAATCATCTGATGAAGCAAGTCACCTTGCTTCATTTAAGCTTTTTGAAGAAGGAAAAGATATTCCCACAATTGCAGCTACCCGTTCATTGAGCCCAACTACGATAGAAGGGCATCTTCTTAAAGCAATTGATGAAGGTCTTCTTCAAGAAATTGATCACTTTATGGACGAAGAAACGGAATCAGCCATCCTTGAACAGGCTGATATGATCGGTAATGACAAATTAAAACCGCTAAAAGAAGCGCTGCCAGAATCGATCACGTATTTTCAACTTAAAGCAGCGCTATCAAAACATCGACAAACAATGAAAAGAGGATGA
- a CDS encoding Spo0E family sporulation regulatory protein-aspartic acid phosphatase produces MIEIGIEKGISHEETLQCSQELDNLLTSYQRLASINQFRS; encoded by the coding sequence ATGATTGAGATTGGCATTGAGAAAGGAATTTCTCATGAAGAAACGTTACAGTGTAGCCAGGAGCTTGATAACTTATTGACCTCTTACCAGCGTTTGGCCTCTATCAACCAGTTTAGAAGTTAG